Genomic DNA from bacterium:
CCATACGGATTTCGCGCGTTGGACCTGCGCGTATTTGATCGCCTGCCGCCGCACGTCCTCACCAAGCAGGATACCGCCCGCCTTGCATTCGATGACGAGCGCGGGAGTTCCGTCGCGATCTTTCAGCAAAATATCGGTGCGACCTCGCGTTCCGTCTATGTACCGAACACCTTCTTCAAGCGTGATCCACGCATGCGACCATCGCCGAATCTTTGTCAGGTAACGAAGCACGCACTGACGAACTTTTTCTTCGGGGGTCGCCTTGATATCGCGATTGCGAATCAAACACTTGAGAACGGGCGTCTTGCCCGCGCGGTTGACACGAACGCGTTGACGTTTGAGGTCGATCATGATGCTCACCATACTGCCGAGAATACGATCGGTCGTCAGCCCTGCGGTTCGCGAAAAACGCGCCGCGGCTTGAAGCCCTGCTCCCCCGCGTTCGGCGCGGCGATGGCGACAAGTGCGCCGGACGCATCAATTAAGCGCACGAACGAGGTCGTACGTGCGCCTTGGGGCGCGTCGTCAAACGGCACGGGCTTGCCCACGCAAACGTCGCTCACGGCGGCATCGTTAAGCGCGATCGCGGGCAGATCGGGCGCCAGGTCCGCAAGCGGCACGAGGTGGCGCGCGATTGCCGTGTCCCGGCCGCCGGGGTCGCGTTCGATCTCGCCGGCGAGATCGTCAAGCGTGATCGCGCGGTTAAGCGTAAACGGCCCCGACGCGGTTCGGCGAAGCTCCGCGAGGTGCGCGAGGCCCCCGAGCGCGCGGGCGATGTCGTCCGCGAGCGATCGGATGTACGTGCCCCTGCCCACTAGCGCCTCGAAGATGAATCCCGCGTTATCGCTCGAAATCAGCGACAATTCCGCGATCCGCACGCGCACCGGTTCGCGTTCGACCTCTCGCCCCTTGCGCGCATGGCGGTACAGGCGCGTGCCCTCGATTTTTTTCGCGGAGTACATCGGCGGGATCTGCTCGATCTCGCCGACAAAGCGCGCGAGCATCTCGCGGATCGCCGCGTCGCCGGGCAGGGGCGCGTTCGTCGTTTCGACAACCTCCCCGGTCGCGTCGAGCGTATCGGTTGCCGCGCCCCAGGAAAGGCGCGCGACGTAGCGCTTGGCGCCGCCGGTGACGAAATCGGACAGGCGTGTGGCCTTGCCGATCAAAACGACCAGCACGCCGGTCGCGAAGGGATCGAGAGTTCCCGCGTGCCCGACGCGTTTCACGTTCGCTAACCTGCGCACGCGCGCGACGATATCGAAGCTCGTCGGACCGGCCGGTTTGTCGATGATGAGAGCACCGTCAGGCATGAACGATCCGCAATCAACCACAGAGGACACAGAGAACACAGAGTAATGAATTCAATTGCTTAACAAACTCCGTGGCCTCTGCGGCCTCCGTGGTTAATGTTTTAATTGCTTTTTCAGTTGCTCGATCAGCCGCTTTCGTACATCCTCGAGCGGGCCGGCGGCGGTGAAGCCCGCGGCCCGGCGGTGGCCGCCGCCGCCGAAAAAGCCGGAGACCGCCGCGGCATCCACGCGTTCGGTGGTGCGCAGCGATCCCTTGACGCGCAGCCCCTCCTCGCCCGTCATCACCTCGCGAAGCAGGTAGCTCGCCTCGACGCCGTTGATCGACAAAGGATAGTCGACGAAGCCCTCGAACAGCTCGCTGGTCGCCTTGAGCCTTTGCGACACGTCGAGCGCGCAGATCATACCGGCGATGCGGCCATCTTTTTCCAGGCGCAGCGTCGGAAGCACCGCGGAAAACAGCGCCACCTTTTCGCGGGGCTGCG
This window encodes:
- a CDS encoding type I restriction enzyme HsdR N-terminal domain-containing protein encodes the protein MIDLKRQRVRVNRAGKTPVLKCLIRNRDIKATPEEKVRQCVLRYLTKIRRWSHAWITLEEGVRYIDGTRGRTDILLKDRDGTPALVIECKAGGILLGEDVRRQAIKYAQVQRAKSVWLTNGDDHRFFEKTAPGC
- the truB gene encoding tRNA pseudouridine(55) synthase TruB, with the translated sequence MPDGALIIDKPAGPTSFDIVARVRRLANVKRVGHAGTLDPFATGVLVVLIGKATRLSDFVTGGAKRYVARLSWGAATDTLDATGEVVETTNAPLPGDAAIREMLARFVGEIEQIPPMYSAKKIEGTRLYRHARKGREVEREPVRVRIAELSLISSDNAGFIFEALVGRGTYIRSLADDIARALGGLAHLAELRRTASGPFTLNRAITLDDLAGEIERDPGGRDTAIARHLVPLADLAPDLPAIALNDAAVSDVCVGKPVPFDDAPQGARTTSFVRLIDASGALVAIAAPNAGEQGFKPRRVFREPQG